In Bacillus sp. 2205SS5-2, the sequence TGGAGATACATCCTATAAAGAAAATATAGAGATAACGGCTGAACAGTTTTACGAAAAACTGTCAGCATCTGATGCTCTTCCTAAAACGTCTCAACCAGCTATTGGTGAATTTGTAGAGCGGTTTAAAGAATTAAAAGAGAAGTATGAATACGGTATTGCCATTCATGCTTCAAGCTCTTTAACAGGTACTTACCAAGGCTCTCTAATGGCAGCCGAGATGGTTGGATTTCCAGTGCAAGTGATTGACTCGAAAGTAGGTTCATATGCATTAGGGAATATGATTGAACAAGGAATTCTGCTTGAAAAATCCGGTAAAAGCTATGAAACGATTGTTGAGTATATACGTACACTGCCGGATAAAGCTCGTTTGTATTTGGTACCTGGGAGTTTAGAGCAACTTCAAAAGGGTGGACGTTTATCTACAACTCAAACCTTTATTGGCAAT encodes:
- a CDS encoding DegV family protein codes for the protein MGKSKKIAWITDSTCSLSEEFISLHNIEVIPLNVIFGDTSYKENIEITAEQFYEKLSASDALPKTSQPAIGEFVERFKELKEKYEYGIAIHASSSLTGTYQGSLMAAEMVGFPVQVIDSKVGSYALGNMIEQGILLEKSGKSYETIVEYIRTLPDKARLYLVPGSLEQLQKGGRLSTTQTFIGNLLKLQLIIKFEDGKVILSEKVRTVKKVKKRLYEIFDEASHKIKEASVVHGNDRSIAEEWKEELQKIYPNIRFTTTILSPVAGSHTGQGTMGLSWIKK